In Micrococcus luteus NCTC 2665, a single window of DNA contains:
- the ygfZ gene encoding CAF17-like 4Fe-4S cluster assembly/insertion protein YgfZ: MTASRSPLLDLAVAEPQGPAGGAVEGRGPDGGVAAHYGRPLPEQRALARGRALVDLSHRAVLSVSGPDRLSWLHTLGTQHVEALPPGTSTEILFLDVQGRIEHAAHLLEDGAAAWLVTDREDGPGLAAWLTSMRFSHDVTLRDHTGAVAVVGATAPVPGWEDRTVWLDPWPRVGAGGWAYTADPDPEAHPGADWAWREYLVTRADLEATVRALGTGALAGWSLAGTTAAEALRIEAGRPRRALDVDDRAIPHELDLLRTAVHLDKGCYRGQETVARVHNLGRPPRRLTRLLLDGSVHGLPEHGAPVILRPAEDTPEARAAARPVGTVTAAAQHHEAGAVALALLKRTVPVDAELLVREVAPGEDGVAEGGWIAASQEPLVSPDAGQVVGRPRGVGRLR, encoded by the coding sequence GTGACGGCCTCCCGCAGCCCGCTGCTGGACCTGGCCGTGGCCGAGCCGCAGGGGCCGGCCGGCGGCGCCGTCGAGGGCCGCGGCCCGGACGGCGGCGTCGCCGCGCACTACGGTCGCCCCCTGCCCGAGCAGCGCGCCCTCGCCCGGGGCCGCGCCCTGGTCGACCTCTCCCACCGCGCCGTGCTCTCCGTGTCCGGCCCGGACCGGCTGAGCTGGCTGCACACCCTCGGCACGCAGCACGTCGAGGCGCTGCCCCCCGGCACGAGCACCGAGATCCTCTTCCTCGACGTGCAGGGGCGGATCGAGCACGCCGCCCACCTCCTCGAGGACGGCGCCGCGGCCTGGCTCGTCACCGACCGCGAGGACGGCCCGGGCCTGGCCGCGTGGCTCACCTCGATGCGCTTCTCCCACGACGTCACGCTGCGGGACCACACCGGGGCGGTCGCCGTCGTGGGCGCCACCGCGCCCGTGCCCGGATGGGAGGACCGCACCGTGTGGCTGGACCCGTGGCCCCGCGTCGGGGCGGGCGGATGGGCCTACACGGCCGATCCGGATCCCGAGGCCCACCCGGGGGCGGACTGGGCCTGGCGCGAGTACCTCGTCACCCGGGCCGACCTCGAGGCCACCGTCCGCGCACTCGGCACGGGTGCGCTCGCGGGCTGGTCCCTGGCGGGCACGACGGCGGCCGAGGCGCTGCGCATCGAGGCCGGCCGCCCCCGCCGGGCCCTCGACGTGGACGATCGCGCGATCCCGCACGAGCTGGACCTGCTGCGCACCGCCGTGCACCTCGACAAGGGCTGCTACCGCGGTCAGGAGACCGTGGCGCGCGTGCACAACCTGGGCCGCCCGCCCCGCCGCCTCACCCGCCTGCTCCTGGACGGCTCCGTCCACGGGCTCCCCGAGCACGGTGCCCCCGTGATCCTCCGGCCGGCCGAGGACACGCCCGAGGCCCGCGCCGCCGCCCGTCCGGTGGGGACGGTCACCGCCGCGGCCCAGCACCATGAGGCGGGCGCCGTCGCCCTGGCGCTGCTCAAGCGCACCGTGCCCGTGGACGCCGAGCTGCTGGTCCGCGAGGTCGCTCCCGGCGAGGACGGTGTCGCCGAGGGCGGCTGGATCGCCGCGAGCCAGGAGCCGCTCGTGTCTCCGGACGCCGGGCAGGTCGTCGGCCGACCGCGTGGCGTGGGCCGCCTGCGCTGA
- a CDS encoding 6-phosphofructokinase codes for MRVGMLTSGGDCPGLNAVIRSAVLHGIKSYDMEMVGIRNGWSGLIEKDVEDLPRSRVRGLARTGGTILGTSRTHPYDAEGGGPENMLRNLRELDIDAVIAIGGEGTLAGANRLAADGLPIVGVPKTIDNDLQGTDYTFGFDTAVQIATDAMDRLRTTGESHHRCMVAEVMGRHVGWIALHSGMAAGAHAILIPEVRTPMSQVAEWVQQVHDRGRSPLVVVAEGFIPEGHDDPLAEAGVEASGRPRLGGIGEWVTREIEEMTGIETRSTILGHIQRGGAPTATDRVLSTRFGMGAVDLVAQRRWGQMVAANGTEIISIPMSAALKGLKKVPVSRYDEAKILFGR; via the coding sequence ATGCGCGTCGGAATGCTCACCTCCGGAGGCGACTGCCCCGGCCTCAACGCCGTCATCCGCTCCGCCGTCCTGCACGGCATTAAGTCGTACGACATGGAGATGGTGGGCATCCGCAACGGGTGGTCCGGCCTGATCGAGAAGGACGTCGAGGACCTGCCCCGCTCCCGCGTGCGCGGCCTGGCCCGCACCGGCGGCACCATCCTCGGCACCTCGCGCACGCACCCCTACGACGCCGAGGGCGGCGGCCCGGAGAACATGCTCCGCAACCTGCGCGAGCTGGACATCGACGCCGTCATCGCCATCGGCGGCGAGGGCACCCTGGCCGGCGCGAACCGCCTGGCCGCGGACGGGCTGCCGATCGTGGGCGTGCCCAAGACGATCGACAACGACCTGCAGGGCACCGACTACACGTTCGGCTTCGACACGGCCGTGCAGATCGCCACGGACGCCATGGACCGACTGCGCACCACGGGCGAGTCCCACCACCGCTGTATGGTCGCCGAGGTCATGGGCCGCCACGTCGGCTGGATCGCCCTGCACTCGGGCATGGCCGCCGGCGCCCACGCGATCCTCATCCCCGAGGTCCGCACCCCGATGTCCCAGGTCGCCGAGTGGGTGCAGCAGGTCCACGACCGCGGCCGCTCCCCGCTGGTCGTGGTGGCGGAGGGCTTCATCCCCGAGGGCCACGACGACCCGCTGGCCGAGGCCGGGGTCGAGGCGTCCGGCCGGCCGCGTCTGGGCGGCATCGGCGAGTGGGTGACCCGCGAGATCGAGGAGATGACGGGCATCGAGACGCGCAGCACCATCCTGGGCCACATCCAGCGCGGCGGCGCCCCCACCGCCACGGACCGCGTGCTCTCCACGCGCTTCGGCATGGGCGCCGTCGATCTCGTCGCGCAGCGCCGCTGGGGACAGATGGTGGCGGCCAACGGCACGGAGATCATCTCCATCCCCATGAGCGCCGCCCTCAAGGGCCTCAAGAAGGTGCCGGTCTCGCGCTACGACGAGGCGAAGATCCTGTTCGGCCGGTGA
- a CDS encoding FABP family protein encodes MATELPYDLTPELAPLSWLIGSWEGQGRLGDGSADTEIFYQRVDFTELGLPFVEYRAESWLCEADGTLLRPLTVESGFWQVDRERRDGDVGPGMRPADIVPAFRSAEDVERLRAGDEGFGLTATIAHPGSLSELYYGRIKGPQLQLATEAILRGSAAGPYHRATRMAGLVNGQLFWRWDVADAAGAELEAHASAILDRMPSAAEGRLAPGAERPRGAGGRKQGEQS; translated from the coding sequence ATGGCGACTGAACTCCCGTACGACCTCACCCCCGAGCTCGCCCCCCTGTCCTGGCTCATCGGCAGCTGGGAGGGCCAGGGCCGCCTCGGCGACGGCTCCGCCGACACCGAGATCTTCTACCAGCGGGTGGACTTCACCGAGCTCGGTCTGCCGTTCGTGGAGTACCGCGCGGAATCGTGGCTGTGCGAGGCGGACGGCACGCTGCTGCGCCCGCTGACCGTGGAGTCCGGCTTCTGGCAGGTGGACCGGGAGCGGCGCGACGGCGACGTCGGCCCCGGCATGCGCCCGGCGGACATCGTCCCCGCGTTCCGCTCCGCCGAGGACGTCGAGCGGCTGCGCGCCGGCGACGAGGGTTTCGGCCTGACCGCCACCATCGCGCATCCGGGCTCGCTGTCCGAGCTGTACTACGGCCGCATCAAGGGCCCGCAGCTGCAGCTGGCCACGGAGGCGATCCTGCGCGGGTCCGCCGCCGGCCCGTACCACCGGGCCACACGCATGGCCGGTCTCGTGAACGGGCAGCTGTTCTGGCGCTGGGACGTCGCGGACGCCGCGGGTGCCGAGCTCGAGGCGCACGCCTCCGCCATCCTCGACCGCATGCCGAGCGCGGCCGAGGGTCGGCTCGCCCCGGGGGCCGAGCGTCCTCGCGGCGCCGGTGGGCGGAAGCAGGGGGAGCAGTCGTGA